Proteins encoded by one window of Quadrisphaera setariae:
- a CDS encoding FAD-binding and (Fe-S)-binding domain-containing protein: MTTQLDRPADGSPRAGAAQVATPDLLRALRSALGAKDGDGVVDASTRRRAEYTSDASNYRVVPQVVVFPRSADELAAVVDVSRAQSVPLTLRGAGTSVAGNACGPGIVVDTSVHLNRVLELDPTSQTALVEPGIVLDALQGHARQHGLRFGPDPSTHARCTIGGMIGNDACGSHALAYGRTSANVLELDVVDGLGRRWTTTAPPPELVTALSGVADRHLATLRTKFATFGRQVSGYALETLLPEHGGPLGHSGRGDATGSNLARLLSGSEGTLAVLTSARVRLVRESPATAFVVLGYPDMATAADHTPALLEHGPLAVEGLDRRLVEVVRARGGDVDGLPDGNGWLFVEVGGETDAEALAGATALVTASGTREHVIIPTRAQARALWRIREDGAGYAGRSPSGTPAWPGWEDAAVPPARLGTYLRDLQALMGAHGVDGHAYGHFGDGCIHMRLDLPLSEPGGVDRSGEFLRAAARLVAAHGGSLSGEHGDGRARSALLPLMYDDDALRAFEEVKAAFDPAELLNPGVLVKPAPLEADLRVPAARVAVEISPTRPLSLAYPADGGDLTAAVHRCVGVGKCRAEPASGSGGVMCPSYIATRDEKDSTRGRARLLQEMANGTLVTDGWRSEEVRESLDLCLSCKGCSVDCPAGVDMATYKAEFLDHHYRGRRRPLNHYALGWLPRWTRLVALGQPVLPALVNVAAKVAPLRRAGMKAVGIDPSMAVPTFARQTFRSWFRSSHRGHRTPPPSAVTDVVLWVDTFTDGFDPQVGVAAVKLLEHLGFRVHLPTAKVCCGLTWVSTGQLDGAKRQLAATLDALDGRDGALAGMPVVGLEPSCTALLREDAARLLPDDPRAAALHSRVRTVAELIAEHRPDWTPPQLKTEAVVQPHCHQHAVMGFSADAALLARAGVDATQLGGCCGLAGNFGAEAGHRDVSVAVAEQQLLPALRKAGDAVPVVADGFSCRTQTDALAGRRPKHLVELLAEALPSTPPER; this comes from the coding sequence GTGACGACCCAGCTCGACAGGCCCGCCGACGGCTCCCCCCGCGCCGGCGCGGCCCAGGTGGCCACCCCCGACCTGCTGCGCGCCCTGCGCTCCGCCCTCGGCGCGAAGGACGGCGACGGCGTGGTCGACGCCTCCACCCGTCGCCGCGCGGAGTACACCTCCGACGCCTCCAACTACCGCGTGGTGCCGCAGGTCGTCGTCTTCCCGCGCTCCGCTGACGAGCTGGCCGCCGTCGTCGACGTCTCCCGCGCCCAGTCGGTGCCGCTGACCCTGCGCGGCGCCGGTACGTCGGTGGCGGGCAACGCGTGCGGCCCCGGCATCGTCGTCGACACCTCGGTGCACCTCAACCGCGTCCTCGAGCTCGACCCGACCTCCCAGACCGCACTGGTGGAGCCCGGCATCGTGCTCGACGCGCTGCAGGGCCACGCCCGCCAGCACGGCCTGCGCTTCGGGCCCGACCCGAGCACCCACGCCCGCTGCACCATCGGCGGGATGATCGGCAACGACGCCTGCGGCTCCCATGCCCTCGCGTACGGCCGCACCAGCGCCAACGTGCTGGAGCTCGACGTCGTCGACGGCCTTGGGCGCCGCTGGACGACGACGGCGCCGCCGCCCGAGCTGGTCACCGCGCTGAGCGGCGTCGCTGACCGCCACCTCGCGACCCTCCGCACGAAGTTCGCCACCTTCGGCCGGCAGGTCTCCGGGTACGCCCTGGAGACGCTGCTGCCCGAGCACGGCGGCCCGCTCGGTCACAGCGGCCGCGGTGATGCGACCGGCTCCAACCTCGCCCGCCTGCTCTCCGGCAGCGAGGGGACCCTCGCGGTGCTGACCAGCGCGCGCGTGAGGCTGGTGCGGGAGTCGCCGGCCACGGCGTTCGTCGTCCTCGGCTACCCCGACATGGCCACCGCCGCGGACCACACGCCCGCGCTGCTCGAGCACGGCCCCCTCGCCGTCGAGGGCCTCGACCGGCGCCTGGTCGAGGTGGTCCGCGCCCGCGGCGGGGATGTGGACGGGCTGCCCGACGGCAACGGCTGGCTCTTCGTGGAGGTCGGCGGGGAGACCGACGCCGAGGCCCTCGCCGGCGCCACGGCGCTCGTGACGGCCTCCGGCACCCGCGAGCACGTCATCATCCCCACCCGCGCGCAGGCGCGGGCCCTGTGGCGCATCCGCGAGGACGGCGCCGGGTACGCCGGCCGCTCCCCCTCCGGCACGCCCGCGTGGCCGGGCTGGGAGGACGCCGCCGTGCCGCCCGCCCGCCTGGGGACCTACCTGCGCGACCTGCAGGCGCTCATGGGAGCGCACGGCGTCGACGGGCACGCCTACGGACACTTCGGCGACGGCTGCATCCACATGCGCCTCGACCTGCCGCTGTCCGAGCCGGGCGGGGTGGACAGGTCCGGGGAGTTCCTGCGCGCTGCCGCGCGCCTGGTCGCCGCGCACGGCGGGTCGCTGTCCGGTGAGCACGGCGACGGCCGCGCCCGGTCGGCCCTGCTCCCCCTCATGTACGACGACGACGCGCTGCGCGCCTTCGAGGAGGTCAAGGCCGCCTTCGACCCCGCCGAGCTGCTGAACCCCGGCGTGCTGGTGAAGCCGGCTCCGCTGGAGGCGGACCTGCGCGTGCCGGCGGCGCGCGTCGCCGTCGAGATCTCCCCCACCCGCCCGCTGTCCCTCGCCTACCCCGCGGACGGCGGCGACCTCACCGCGGCCGTGCACCGGTGCGTGGGCGTCGGGAAGTGCCGCGCGGAGCCGGCCAGCGGCTCGGGCGGCGTGATGTGCCCGAGCTACATCGCCACCCGCGACGAGAAGGACTCCACCCGCGGCCGCGCACGGCTGCTGCAGGAGATGGCCAACGGAACGCTCGTCACCGACGGCTGGCGCTCGGAGGAGGTCCGGGAGTCGCTCGACCTGTGCCTGTCGTGCAAGGGCTGCTCGGTCGACTGCCCCGCCGGCGTGGACATGGCCACCTACAAGGCGGAGTTCCTCGACCACCACTACCGCGGCCGGCGGCGCCCGCTGAACCACTACGCGCTGGGGTGGCTGCCGCGCTGGACCCGCCTCGTGGCGCTGGGCCAGCCGGTGCTGCCGGCGCTCGTCAACGTCGCCGCGAAGGTGGCTCCCCTGCGGCGCGCGGGCATGAAGGCCGTGGGCATCGACCCGTCGATGGCCGTGCCGACGTTCGCCCGCCAGACCTTCCGCTCCTGGTTCCGCTCCTCTCACCGTGGTCACAGGACTCCGCCACCCTCGGCGGTCACCGACGTCGTGCTGTGGGTCGACACCTTCACCGACGGCTTCGACCCCCAGGTCGGCGTGGCCGCGGTGAAGCTGCTCGAGCACCTCGGCTTCCGCGTGCACCTGCCCACGGCCAAGGTCTGCTGCGGCCTCACGTGGGTCTCCACCGGTCAGCTCGACGGCGCCAAGCGCCAGCTGGCCGCGACGCTGGACGCCCTGGACGGACGTGACGGAGCGCTGGCCGGCATGCCGGTGGTCGGTCTGGAGCCGAGCTGCACCGCGCTGCTGCGCGAGGACGCCGCCCGCCTGCTGCCCGACGACCCGCGCGCCGCCGCCCTGCACTCCCGGGTGCGGACGGTGGCCGAGCTCATCGCGGAGCACCGCCCCGACTGGACGCCGCCGCAGCTGAAGACCGAGGCCGTGGTGCAGCCGCACTGCCACCAGCACGCCGTCATGGGCTTCAGCGCCGACGCGGCGCTCCTGGCCCGAGCGGGCGTGGACGCCACGCAGCTCGGCGGGTGCTGCGGCCTGGCCGGCAACTTCGGCGCGGAGGCCGGCCACCGCGACGTGTCGGTGGCCGTGGCCGAGCAGCAGCTGCTGCCCGCGCTGCGGAAGGCCGGTGACGCGGTGCCGGTGGTCGCGGACGGCTTCAGCTGCCGCACGCAGACGGACGCGCTGGCCGGTCGTCGCCCGAAGCACCTCGTGGAGCTGCTCGCCGAGGCCCTCCCCAGCACGCCCCCGGAGCGCTGA
- a CDS encoding anti-sigma factor, with protein MAPPEQHPATDELAMVAVAPDDPRLERVRAHVRRCAACAEEVAQLSAAVAPGPNGPARRLPAPSVWEGIAAATGVRSAPDEAAVLRSLDDGDGSARSGSAGARAVPAPDPVGTSLTAPPAGTGQTTPPSSSSPAVPGLPAQRSRQRWSTPVLLGAAGLALVVGATSGALVASRTRDPGAAVSDPVAGAVVVSTAQLRPLAADQGAWTGTAEVVTREDGQGRRVLVSTEGLPPVQGAAYEVWLLDATTGGVVSLGALAEGRSPQGGYVLPDGVDLARFSEVDVSAEPLDGQAGHSGVSELRGALTTDATASTVSA; from the coding sequence GTGGCACCGCCTGAGCAGCACCCCGCCACCGACGAGCTGGCCATGGTGGCCGTCGCCCCCGACGACCCCCGCCTCGAGCGCGTCCGCGCCCACGTGCGCAGGTGCGCCGCGTGCGCGGAGGAGGTCGCGCAGCTGTCCGCCGCGGTGGCGCCCGGACCCAACGGCCCGGCGCGGCGGTTGCCCGCTCCGTCGGTGTGGGAGGGCATCGCCGCAGCGACCGGGGTGCGCTCCGCGCCGGACGAGGCAGCGGTGCTGCGCTCCCTCGACGACGGCGACGGCAGCGCCCGGTCCGGCTCCGCCGGGGCGCGCGCGGTCCCCGCGCCGGACCCGGTGGGGACGTCGCTCACCGCGCCCCCGGCCGGGACGGGGCAGACCACGCCGCCGTCGTCGTCCTCACCGGCGGTGCCGGGGCTGCCCGCCCAGCGCTCGCGGCAGCGCTGGTCGACGCCCGTGCTCCTGGGCGCCGCCGGGCTGGCGCTGGTGGTCGGGGCGACCTCGGGGGCCCTGGTCGCCTCCCGCACCCGCGACCCGGGTGCAGCCGTCAGCGACCCGGTGGCGGGCGCCGTCGTCGTCTCCACCGCCCAGCTGCGCCCGCTCGCCGCCGACCAGGGAGCGTGGACGGGCACCGCTGAGGTGGTCACCCGCGAGGACGGCCAGGGCCGACGCGTGCTCGTCAGCACCGAGGGCCTCCCGCCGGTGCAGGGCGCCGCCTACGAGGTGTGGCTGCTCGACGCCACCACCGGCGGGGTGGTCTCCCTCGGGGCGCTCGCCGAGGGCCGGAGCCCGCAGGGCGGCTACGTCCTGCCCGACGGCGTGGACCTGGCCCGGTTCAGCGAGGTGGACGTGTCCGCCGAGCCGCTCGACGGCCAGGCGGGGCACTCCGGGGTCAGCGAGCTGCGCGGCGCGCTCACCACCGACGCGACGGCGTCCACCGTCTCCGCCTGA
- a CDS encoding RNA polymerase sigma factor, translating to MDPVETADGAPGGRAARDRAVELDFAAGHEEALARAYERWGTLVHGLAVRAVGPVDADDVTQQVFISAWKDRDRYDPERGPLAGWLVGITRHRITDALRRRAALREQPWDPTHPDGPPAGPGPGAVVEGADRSVETIDVREEVERLEQPQRRIVELAYWDDLTHAEISQRTGLPLGTVKSHLRRTLVRLRGRLGGAGGTA from the coding sequence GTGGATCCGGTCGAGACCGCGGACGGAGCGCCCGGGGGCCGCGCCGCGCGCGACCGCGCCGTCGAGCTCGACTTCGCCGCCGGCCACGAGGAGGCGCTGGCCCGCGCCTACGAGAGGTGGGGCACGCTCGTGCACGGCCTGGCGGTCCGCGCGGTGGGACCCGTCGACGCCGACGACGTCACCCAGCAGGTGTTCATCAGCGCCTGGAAGGACCGCGACCGGTACGACCCCGAGCGCGGCCCTCTCGCCGGGTGGCTGGTGGGCATCACCCGCCACCGGATCACCGACGCCCTGCGCCGCCGGGCCGCGCTGCGCGAGCAGCCGTGGGACCCCACTCACCCCGACGGGCCACCTGCCGGGCCGGGGCCGGGGGCCGTGGTGGAGGGTGCTGACCGCAGCGTCGAGACCATCGACGTGCGCGAGGAGGTGGAGAGGTTGGAGCAGCCGCAGCGCCGCATCGTGGAGCTGGCGTACTGGGACGACCTCACCCACGCCGAGATCTCCCAGCGCACCGGCCTGCCGCTCGGCACCGTCAAGAGCCACCTGCGCCGCACGCTGGTGCGGCTGCGCGGACGCCTCGGAGGTGCCGGTGGCACCGCCTGA
- a CDS encoding class F sortase, whose translation MSARPDRGGRAGRALTAVAVGGLALAATAPAAWLLTGASSQAAPLAGALPEPSASTTTKSAPAPAAAPPSSSTTAQPTAQPTAQPTASSTPALPRLVPSDPAPAVVVTTPAPVRLQVPALGVDAPVDAVGAAEDGSVVVPDDGARTGWWGPGAAPGDGDGSVVLVGHVDTPAGPGALFRLRESEVGQDVVVTDAAGEQHVYRTSAKAQFSKAELPTAELFTSAGPARLVLISCGGAFDRASRHYTDNVVVVADRVS comes from the coding sequence GTGAGCGCTCGGCCCGACCGCGGCGGCCGGGCCGGGCGCGCCCTGACGGCGGTGGCGGTGGGCGGCCTGGCCCTCGCCGCCACCGCCCCCGCGGCCTGGCTGCTCACCGGGGCGAGCAGCCAGGCCGCCCCCCTGGCCGGCGCGCTGCCCGAACCCTCGGCCAGCACGACGACGAAGAGCGCGCCGGCGCCCGCTGCTGCGCCGCCGTCGTCCTCGACGACCGCCCAGCCGACCGCCCAGCCGACCGCCCAGCCGACCGCCTCGAGCACGCCGGCCCTGCCACGTCTGGTCCCCTCCGACCCGGCTCCGGCCGTGGTCGTGACCACGCCGGCGCCGGTGCGCCTCCAAGTGCCGGCGCTCGGGGTCGACGCGCCGGTCGACGCCGTGGGGGCGGCCGAGGACGGCTCCGTCGTCGTCCCCGACGACGGCGCCCGCACGGGCTGGTGGGGCCCCGGTGCCGCGCCGGGGGACGGCGACGGGTCCGTGGTGCTGGTCGGGCACGTCGACACCCCCGCTGGCCCCGGCGCGCTGTTCCGGCTGCGCGAGTCCGAGGTGGGGCAGGACGTGGTGGTCACCGACGCCGCGGGCGAGCAGCACGTCTACCGGACCAGCGCGAAGGCCCAGTTCTCCAAGGCCGAGCTGCCCACCGCGGAGCTGTTCACCAGCGCCGGACCGGCGCGGCTGGTGCTCATCAGCTGCGGCGGGGCGTTCGACAGGGCCTCGCGCCACTACACGGACAACGTGGTGGTGGTCGCGGACCGGGTCTCGTGA
- a CDS encoding DUF4397 domain-containing protein gives MRKTTCTAAVATTAAALVLVPAAAASAAGGAGGTATVSVLHAVPGLTVDVYANGSELIPDFTPGTLTDPQQLPAGSYDLAVFQAGQPSTGTPAISANDVEVPAGADVTLVAHLDAQGQPKLTPFVNDTTAVPAGDARVTVRHVAAAPAVDVRAGGQPLVQDLSNPDEASAEVPAGTVSADVVATGTTNVVAGPTDLSLPAGTSTIVYAWGNPTAGGVQLAVQRIEDLGGAPGGVAAGTGGLLDEGGAPAWLVATSAGALGVAVAAGVGAAALRSRRTATVTTATGTGTGTGDRAL, from the coding sequence GTGCGCAAGACCACCTGCACCGCCGCCGTCGCCACGACCGCTGCCGCCCTCGTGCTCGTCCCCGCAGCCGCCGCCTCCGCGGCCGGCGGCGCTGGCGGCACGGCGACCGTCAGCGTGCTGCACGCCGTGCCCGGCCTGACCGTCGACGTCTACGCCAACGGCTCCGAGCTCATCCCCGACTTCACCCCGGGCACGCTCACCGACCCGCAGCAGCTGCCCGCCGGCAGCTACGACCTCGCGGTCTTCCAGGCTGGCCAGCCCTCCACCGGCACCCCCGCCATCAGCGCGAACGACGTCGAGGTGCCGGCGGGGGCCGACGTCACGCTGGTCGCCCACCTCGACGCCCAGGGCCAGCCCAAGCTCACCCCGTTCGTCAACGACACCACCGCGGTGCCCGCTGGTGACGCCCGCGTCACCGTGCGCCACGTCGCGGCGGCCCCCGCGGTGGACGTCCGCGCCGGTGGTCAGCCCCTGGTGCAGGACCTGTCCAACCCGGACGAGGCCAGCGCCGAGGTGCCCGCGGGCACGGTCAGCGCCGACGTGGTGGCCACCGGCACCACGAACGTCGTCGCCGGCCCGACCGACCTGTCGTTGCCCGCCGGGACCAGCACGATCGTCTACGCCTGGGGCAACCCCACCGCCGGTGGGGTGCAGCTGGCCGTGCAGCGCATCGAGGACCTCGGTGGCGCCCCCGGTGGCGTCGCCGCGGGCACCGGCGGCTTGCTCGACGAGGGCGGCGCGCCCGCCTGGCTGGTGGCGACGTCCGCCGGGGCGCTCGGCGTGGCCGTGGCCGCTGGTGTGGGTGCCGCGGCGCTGCGCTCGCGCCGCACCGCGACCGTCACCACCGCCACCGGCACCGGCACCGGCACCGGCGACCGCGCGTTGTGA
- a CDS encoding GNAT family N-acetyltransferase translates to MISVRLVTEDDVPAITDLLRRSREHLAPWEPLREDSFFTEASQRATTAALLERHTAGTHVPLVIVDDDEVVGRITVNDVVRGAFQSASIGYWVGAGHTGRGVATAAVAATVRLAFDELHLHRLQADTLLHNTASQAVLARNGFVRIGTAPRYLRIAGRWQDHHLHQLVDEHHDPA, encoded by the coding sequence ATGATCTCCGTCCGGCTGGTCACCGAGGACGACGTCCCCGCCATCACCGACCTCCTGCGCCGCAGCCGCGAGCACCTCGCCCCCTGGGAGCCGCTGCGGGAGGACTCCTTCTTCACGGAGGCGTCGCAGCGCGCGACCACCGCCGCGCTGCTCGAGCGGCACACCGCCGGCACGCACGTCCCCCTGGTCATCGTCGACGACGACGAGGTGGTCGGCCGGATCACCGTCAACGACGTCGTGCGCGGGGCGTTCCAGTCGGCGTCGATCGGCTACTGGGTGGGCGCCGGGCACACGGGTCGAGGCGTGGCGACCGCGGCGGTCGCGGCGACGGTGCGGCTGGCCTTCGACGAGCTGCACCTCCACCGGCTCCAGGCCGACACGCTCCTGCACAACACCGCGTCGCAGGCGGTCCTGGCGCGCAACGGGTTCGTCCGCATCGGGACGGCGCCCCGCTACCTGAGGATCGCCGGGCGGTGGCAGGACCACCACCTGCACCAGCTCGTCGACGAGCACCACGACCCGGCCTGA
- a CDS encoding aspartate aminotransferase family protein, whose translation MTNLRPHEQHLVRYSGRGGFSPELVERAAGTTLVTASGHELLDFTSGQMSAILGHSHPEVVATVRRQVGELDHLYSGMLSRPVVELAERLAATLPAPLDKALLLTTGAEANEAALRMAKLVTGGHEVLSFSRSWHGMTAGAAAATYSAGRRGYGPVAPGNLALPVPHRTGAPLTEAEWRAQLDLAFELVDAQSVGALAACIVEPVLSSGGVLDLPPGYLAALAERVRERGGLLVLDEAQTGLCRTGDWYAFQRDGVVPDVLVLSKTLGAGLPLAAVVVSAELEARAHELGYLFFTTHVSDPLPAAVGVTVLDVLQREGLDARAREVGGRLRDGLSGLASAHACVAEVRGRGLLLGLELAGDPDGRWTADELGARVTRRCYELGLHVNIVQLPGMGGTFRIAPPLTVAEHEVDRALVVLDEALGDCAA comes from the coding sequence GTGACGAACCTCCGCCCCCACGAGCAGCACCTGGTCCGCTACTCCGGCCGCGGCGGCTTCAGCCCGGAGCTCGTGGAGCGCGCAGCAGGCACCACGCTGGTCACCGCCAGCGGCCACGAGCTGCTCGACTTCACCTCCGGGCAGATGAGCGCGATCCTCGGCCACTCCCACCCGGAGGTCGTGGCCACCGTGCGCCGCCAGGTCGGCGAGCTCGACCACCTCTACTCCGGCATGCTCAGCCGGCCCGTCGTCGAGCTGGCCGAGCGGCTGGCCGCCACGCTGCCCGCACCGCTCGACAAGGCGCTGCTGCTCACCACCGGAGCCGAGGCCAACGAGGCGGCGCTGCGGATGGCCAAGCTCGTCACCGGCGGCCACGAGGTGCTGTCCTTCTCCCGCTCCTGGCACGGCATGACCGCCGGCGCCGCGGCCGCCACCTACAGCGCCGGCCGGCGCGGTTACGGGCCCGTCGCGCCGGGCAACCTCGCGCTGCCCGTGCCGCACCGCACGGGCGCGCCGCTGACCGAGGCCGAGTGGCGGGCCCAGCTCGACCTCGCCTTCGAGCTGGTCGACGCGCAGTCCGTGGGGGCGCTCGCGGCCTGCATCGTCGAACCGGTGCTGAGCTCCGGCGGCGTGCTCGACCTGCCGCCCGGCTACCTGGCAGCGCTCGCGGAGCGCGTGCGCGAGCGCGGCGGGCTGCTGGTGCTCGACGAGGCCCAGACGGGTCTGTGCCGCACCGGCGACTGGTACGCCTTCCAGCGCGACGGCGTGGTGCCCGACGTGCTCGTGCTGTCCAAGACGCTCGGCGCGGGGCTGCCGCTGGCCGCCGTCGTCGTCAGCGCCGAGCTGGAGGCCCGGGCCCACGAGCTGGGGTACCTCTTCTTCACCACCCACGTCAGCGACCCGCTGCCCGCGGCCGTCGGCGTGACCGTGCTCGACGTGCTGCAGCGCGAGGGGCTCGACGCGCGGGCCCGCGAGGTGGGCGGGCGGCTGCGGGACGGGCTGTCAGGGCTCGCGTCGGCGCACGCGTGCGTGGCGGAGGTGCGCGGCCGGGGGCTCCTGCTGGGGCTGGAGCTGGCGGGCGACCCCGACGGGCGCTGGACCGCCGACGAGCTCGGCGCCCGGGTGACGCGCCGCTGCTACGAGCTGGGCCTGCACGTGAACATCGTCCAGCTGCCGGGCATGGGTGGGACCTTCCGGATCGCGCCGCCCCTGACGGTGGCCGAGCACGAGGTGGACCGGGCGCTCGTGGTGCTCGACGAGGCCCTCGGAGACTGCGCCGCCTGA
- a CDS encoding LysR family transcriptional regulator has product MIDPWKLRMLVQLDALGTVRAVAESLHLSPSTVSQQLAALEREVRAPLLERSGRRVRLTEAGRVLAARGRDLLAGMASARAELDALDGEPTGTVRLAAFQSAVAPLCLPAVATLRVSHPRLHVELAELEPHEAPGALLTDTADVVVTTTDDPRYPWSAELEVVPVGSDPLVLLLPPDHPLAQAPTPQTPQTTPSASSATAPVDLAACADEWWACDRPGSYMDDQVRRLCGAAGFAPRVAARFSTYLLLVQHVAAGLAVGVLPALAVPQDGRVAVRQLAAPAHREVAAVLRRGARRRAGVAAVLEALLDHPPVPGLSALR; this is encoded by the coding sequence GTGATCGACCCGTGGAAGCTGCGGATGCTCGTGCAGCTCGACGCGCTCGGCACGGTGCGGGCGGTGGCGGAGTCGCTGCACCTGAGCCCGTCGACCGTGAGCCAGCAGCTGGCGGCGCTGGAGCGGGAGGTCCGGGCACCGCTGCTGGAGCGCTCCGGGCGGCGGGTGCGGCTGACGGAGGCCGGCAGGGTGCTGGCGGCGCGCGGGCGCGACCTGCTGGCGGGCATGGCGTCGGCGCGGGCCGAGCTGGACGCCCTCGACGGCGAGCCCACCGGCACGGTCCGGCTGGCGGCGTTCCAGAGCGCGGTGGCGCCCCTGTGCCTGCCCGCGGTGGCCACCCTGCGCGTCAGCCACCCGCGCCTGCACGTGGAGCTGGCGGAGCTCGAGCCGCACGAGGCGCCGGGTGCGCTGCTCACCGACACCGCCGACGTGGTGGTGACCACCACCGACGACCCGCGCTACCCGTGGTCGGCCGAGCTCGAGGTGGTGCCCGTCGGGTCCGACCCGCTGGTGCTCCTGCTGCCGCCCGACCACCCGCTCGCCCAAGCGCCCACCCCGCAGACCCCGCAGACGACGCCGAGCGCGAGCAGCGCCACCGCTCCGGTGGACCTCGCCGCGTGTGCGGACGAGTGGTGGGCGTGCGACCGGCCCGGCTCGTACATGGACGACCAGGTGCGGCGGCTGTGCGGCGCCGCCGGCTTCGCCCCGCGGGTGGCCGCGCGCTTCAGCACCTACCTGCTGCTCGTGCAGCACGTGGCCGCGGGCCTGGCGGTGGGGGTGCTTCCGGCGCTGGCTGTGCCGCAGGACGGACGCGTGGCGGTGCGGCAGCTGGCGGCGCCCGCGCACCGCGAGGTGGCGGCGGTGCTGCGGCGGGGCGCGCGCCGGAGGGCGGGAGTGGCCGCCGTGCTGGAGGCGCTGCTCGACCACCCGCCGGTGCCGGGCCTGTCAGCCCTCCGCTGA
- a CDS encoding alpha/beta fold hydrolase: MPARTARTTSPADGLALATTTWDDVEGRPRGVVQLVHGLAEHTSRYDRFARALGAAGYVVSGADTRGHGGSVSAEVPLGGFGAPGAEGFFADTAAYGDQLARQHRGLPLFAFAHSLGSMCLQNVLVAGPVPYAGVVLSGTTTLDGLIEVVQGLAADPGAGEGLAGFNAGFEQRTGFEWLSRDAAEVDAYVADPLCGFATEDAVLGGILATAQRTADPSALGRIRTDLPLLLVSGDRDPVGGPGGRNVTALAERYRAAGLTDVTVRLYPDARHELVNETNRDEVTADVTAWLDAHLPA; this comes from the coding sequence GTGCCCGCTCGCACCGCCCGCACCACGTCCCCCGCTGACGGCCTCGCACTGGCCACCACCACCTGGGACGACGTCGAGGGCCGCCCGCGCGGCGTGGTGCAGCTGGTGCACGGGCTGGCCGAGCACACCAGCCGCTACGACAGGTTCGCCCGGGCCCTCGGCGCCGCCGGCTACGTGGTCTCCGGCGCCGACACCCGCGGCCACGGCGGCTCGGTCTCCGCCGAGGTGCCGCTGGGCGGCTTCGGCGCCCCCGGCGCGGAGGGCTTCTTCGCCGACACCGCCGCCTACGGCGACCAGCTGGCCCGCCAGCACCGCGGCCTGCCCCTGTTCGCCTTCGCCCACTCCCTGGGGTCGATGTGCCTGCAGAACGTGCTGGTCGCCGGACCGGTGCCGTACGCCGGGGTGGTGCTGTCCGGCACGACGACGCTCGACGGGCTCATCGAGGTGGTCCAGGGCCTGGCCGCCGACCCCGGTGCCGGAGAGGGGCTGGCGGGGTTCAACGCCGGCTTCGAGCAGCGCACCGGCTTCGAGTGGCTCAGCCGCGACGCCGCCGAGGTGGACGCCTACGTCGCCGACCCGCTGTGCGGCTTCGCCACCGAGGACGCCGTCCTCGGGGGGATCCTCGCCACCGCCCAGCGCACCGCCGACCCGTCCGCGCTGGGGCGCATCCGCACCGACCTGCCGCTGCTGCTGGTCTCGGGCGACCGCGACCCGGTGGGCGGGCCCGGCGGCCGGAACGTCACGGCGCTGGCCGAGCGCTACCGGGCCGCGGGCCTGACCGACGTGACCGTGCGGCTCTACCCGGACGCCCGCCACGAGCTGGTCAACGAGACCAACCGCGACGAGGTCACCGCCGACGTCACCGCCTGGCTGGACGCGCACCTGCCCGCCTGA